From Bradyrhizobium sp. 4:
CTTTACGACCGGCACCGTGATGGTGGTCGACGGAGGCTGGCTCGCGGCATGAGTAATGCGCTGACAGAGCTCGAAGTGAACGTTCGCGCCGATCTCGCGCGGATCGCGCATCCCGGTGCCGCCTGGCTCGAACCGAAGGTGGGGCCGGACGGCAAGCCGGCGCTGGATGTGCTCGTTGTCGGCGCCGGCCAATCTGGCATCGCCATCGGCTTCGGCCTGATGCGCTCCCGCGTCGGCAACATCCTGCTGCTGGACAAGGCCGAGGAGGGGATGGAAGGCCCTTGGCTCACCTATGCCCGCATGCCGACGCTGCGCAGCCCGAAAGATTATACAGGACCCGACCTCGATCTTCCGAGCCTGACCTACCAGTCCTGGCATGAGGCCCGTTTCGGCAAGGAGAGCTGGCAGACACTCGACTTGATTCCGCGCGGACACTGGGCCGAGTATCTGCTCTGGTTGCGGCGCACGATCGGCTTGCCCGTGAGCAACGGGAGCGAGCTTCTGGAAATCCGGCCAGCGGCGGGTGATTTGCTCGCCGCACGCGTGAAACGTGGCGGCGGTATCGAGACGCTCCATGCGCGCAAGATCGTGCTGGCGACCGGGCAGGAGGGAATGGGGAACTGGATGATCCCCGAGCCGCTGCGCGAACTGCCGGCCGACTCGGTCGCAACCGCCGCCGACGATATCGATTTCGAAAACCTCCGCGGCAAGCGCGTCGCCGTGATCGGCGCCGGCGCATCTGCCTTCGACAATGCGGCAACCGCACTGGAGGCTGGCGCGGCGGAGGTGCATCTGCTGTGTCGTCGGACGCAGATCCAGCTGATCCAGCCCTATCGCTGGCTGACGTTTCGCGGCTTCCTCCGCCATCTCAGCGATCTCGACGATGCCTGGCGCTGGCGCTTCATGCGCACCATCCTCGACATGCGCGAAGGCTTTCCGCAGCCGACCTATGATCGCTGCGCGCGCCATGCCAATTTCACATTGCACGAGGGCGCGCCGCTTGAGGCCGCGCGCGAGACTGGCAAGGGCATCGAATTGCAGACGCCGCGCGGCGTCATCGCAGCGGATTTCGTCATCTGCGGCACCGGCATCGACATGGATTTTTCCGGCCGTGGCGAGCTGCGCGCATTTGCCGGCAATATCGCAACCTGGGCCGACCGCTACGAGCCCCCGGAGAGCGAACGCAGCGCGCGGCTCGGCCGCTTTCCCTATCTCGCCGACGATTACGCCTTCACCGAACGTGTCGCGGGCGAAACGCCGTGGATCTCGAATATCCATCTCTTCGCCATCGCCTCAACCATGAGTTTTGGTCCGTCGGGATCATCGATCAACGCGATGACCACCGCGGCGCCGAAGCTGGTCAATGGCCTGACGCGCGGCCTGTTCCGCGCCGATATCGAACGACACTGGGCCTCGCTCCGCGCCTATGACGTGCCGCAGGCCATGGTCACGCGGCCGGCGCGAAAAATGGAGGAATCGCGATGATCGTCCATGCGCCGCCGCGACAAAGCGTCCACAAGAGCGCTTCATGAGACTGGCGCGCAACTTGCTTCTTTCTTAACCTGTCCTGTCGGCGTTCTTGTCGAAAATTTTTGGGGAAAACCAATGCGTTTTGTGTCTTTCAGGTCGGCATCCTCCGTGCTCGCCACCACCGCGTTGCTGCTCGTCGCCACCGCGCCCTCGCAAGCGCAGACCAGGGCCGAGACGTTGCGCTATGTCACCGGTGCTTCCGTCAACACGCTCGATCCCAACATCCCGGGCTCGACGCGCGAATCCTTCGCGCTGAGCATGAGCACCTACGACCGCCTTGTCGCGTTCGGCCGCAAGCAGCTCAACGGCAAATGGGTGTTCGATCTCGACAAGATCACCGGCGAGCTCGCCGAATCCTACGTCGTCAGTCCGGACGGACTGAAGCTGACGTTCCGTCTGCGCAAGGATGCCAAGTTCCAGGACGGCTCGCCCGTGACCGCCGAGGACGTCAAATGGTCGCTCGATCGCTGCGTCACCGCGCCGATCCTCGGCAAGGCACAATTGCTGACGGGATCGTTGACGTCGGCCGACCAGTTCAAGGTGATCGATCCCCTCACGATCGAAGTGACGCTGCCGAAGCCCGACAAGCTCGCGCTGCCGAATCTCGCCACGGTCTACCCGCTGATCATCAACTCGAAGGTCGCCAAGGAGCACGCGACCCCGGAAGATCCCTGGGCCACCGCTTGGCTGAAGGAGCACACCGCCGGCAGCGGCGCTTACGTCATCGAGAGCTTCAAGCCCGGTGAGCAGGTGATCATCAAGCGCAACGAGGATTGGAACCGGGGCTCGCCCGACAAGCCGGCGTTCTTCAAGCGCGTGATCGTGCAGTCCGTGCCGGAGCCCGCGACCCGCGCCAACCTTGTCGAGCGCGGCGACGCCGATCTCGTCGTCGATCTCCAGGCCAGCGACGTGCAATCGCTCGAGGCCAAGGGCAAGCTCAAGGTGATCTCGACGCCGCAATACAATTCGATCACCTTCGTCTCGATGAACAATCAGATCCCGCCCTTCGACAACGTCAACGTGCGCCGCGCCGTCGCGTTCGCGCTGCCCTATGAGGACATGTTCAAGGCTGCCCTGTTCGGCCGCGGAGCTCCGCTGTTCGGTGCGACTTGGCCGGATGGCAAGCCGCTGAACGGCATCTATCCGTTCCAGGCGCCGGTGAAGACCGATCTCGACAAGGCGAGGGAATATTTGAAGGCCGCCGGGCTCCCGGAGGGCTTTTCGACCACCTTCAGCTTCAACGTCGGTCAGGCCTCGACCGCGGAGCCGATGGCGGCTCTCGTGAAGGAATCGCTTGCCAAGATCGGGATCAAGGTCGACATCCAGAAGCTGCCGGACGCGCAGATGTCGACGCAGATCAACGAGAAGAAGCTGCCCTTGTTCACGGAAGGCATCGTCGCCTGGCTGCCCTCGACCGATTACTTCTACCGCAACTTCTACACCGGCAATCAGCGCTGGAATTACAGCTCGATTAACAATCCGGAGCTGGCGACCATCGCGCAGGAAGCGCGCTTCGAGCCCGACAAGGCCAAGTACGAGGAAGCCGGCCGCAAGCTCAATGCGATCCATTTCAGCGAGATGCCTCAGATTCCGCTGTGGCAACCGAACCAGGACGCTGTGATGGCCTCGTCGATCGAGGGCTACACCTACGAATTCCACCGTCAGGTCGACTATCGCGACGTCAGCCGCAAGTGATCTCGACATGCAAGGGCTCTGAAAGGTGATGACCGGTTTTGGTGCGACGGTGGTGCGGGCGGGGAGGCGGCTTCTGTCGTCGCTGCCGGCGTTGTTCGGCGTGCTGGTCTTCACCTTTCTGCTGATGCGGGTCCTCCCCGGAGATCCCGCGGTGTTCTTCGCCTCGGGGCCCAACGCCGGCAAGGAGGAGATCGAGCAGATCCGCAAGCAGATGGGGCTCGACAAGTCGGTGCCGGAGCAGCTCGTGTTCTATCTCTCCGACATTGGCCGCGGCAATCTCGGCCGCTCCATGATGACGGGGCAGCCGGTCCTGAAGGACCTTCGCGAACGGCTGCCGGCCTCGCTCGAACTGACGTTCACGGCGTTGCTGATCGCATTGATTGCGGCGGTGCCGCTCGGCGTCGTCGCAGCCTTGAAACCGGGATCGCTGGTCGATCACGGCGTGCGGCTGTTCTGCGCGCTCGGCGTCTGCGTGCCGACCTTCGTCTCGGGCCTGCTGCTGATCTATGTGTTCTACTATCTGCTCGGCCTTGCGCCTGATCCGACCGGGCGGATCGACGTCTTCACCTCGCTGCCGCCGCAGCGCACCGGGTTCCTGTCGATCGACTTCCTGCTCGCGGGAGACATCGAGGGCTGGTGGGCGACCTGCAAGCAGCTGATCCTGCCCGCGCTGAGTATGGCCCTGTTCGTCATCGCGCCGCTGGCGCGGATCACCCGTGCCTCGATGCTGGTCTCGCTCGGCAGCGATTTCGTGCGCACCGCGCGCTCGGTCGGATTGTCCTGGCAGAAGGTCGTCGTCACCTATGCGCTGCGCAATGCGATCCTGCCCGTCATCACCATTGCCGGCATCGTGTTCTCGACCATGCTTGGCGCGAACGTCCTGGTGGAGAAGGTGTTCTCCTGGCCGGGCGTTGCCTCCTACGCGCTCGATGCGCTGCTGTCGTCCGACTATGCTCCGGTGCAGGGTTTCGTGCTGCTGATGGCTGGCATCTTTGTGCTGGTCAATCTGGTCGTCGATATCTGCTACGGCATCGCCGATCCCAGGGTGTCGATCGGATGACCAGCGCAACCCTCCGCCATTCGGTCTGGATTTTGCGCGGCAACCCGCTGACCGGCGTCGCCGCGGCCGGTGTCCTGCTGTTCGTCCTTGTCGCGATCTTCGGACCGTGGCTGGTGCCCTATGATCCCATTGTCTCCAATGTCTCGGAGGCCCTGCAGCCGCCGAGCGCGGCGCACCTCGCCGGCACCGACCAGCTCGGGCGCGACGTGTTCAGCCGCCTCGTCGTTGCGGCCCGACTCGACCTCGCCATCGCGGTCTCGGCGGTCGGCATCTCCTTCGTGATCGGCGCTGTCGTCGGCTCCTTCTGCGGCTATGCCGGCGGCAGGCTCGACCGCTCGGTCGGCCGCTTCGTCGATGTCATGATGGCCTTTCCGCTGTTTGTGCTGGCGATGGCGATGGTTGCGGCGCTCGGCAATCGGATCGAGAACATCGTGATTGCGACCGCGATCATCAACCTTCCCTTCTACATCCGCTTCGCGCGCGCCGAGGTCAACGTCCGGCGCAATGTCGGCTGGGTGGAGGCGGCGCGTTCCTGCGGCGAGAGCCATTTCTCGGTGGTGCTGCGCTTCCTGCTGCCGAACATCCTGCCGGCGATGGCGGTGCAGATCTCGCTCAACCTCGGCTGGGCGATCCTGAACGCTGCCGGACTCTCCTTCATTGGGCTTGGCGTCAAGCCGCCGACGCCGGAATGGGGCATCATGGTCGCGGAGGGCGCCCGCTTCATCTCGACGGGGCGGTGGTGGTTGGTAGCCTTTCCGGGCCTCGCATTGATGATGGCCGTGCTGTGCTTCAACCTCCTCGGTGACGGGATGCGGGACATTCTCGATCCGCGCATGCGCACATGAGCGGGGAATTGCTCAGGATCGACGATCTCCACGTCGCATTCTCGACGCGACGAGGGATGGTCGAGGCCGTGCGCGGAGTCACGCTCAATGTCGAAGCCGGCGAGATGCTCGGCCTCGTCGGCGAGAGCGGCTCTGGCAAATCGGTCACCGGTTTTGCCACGACGCGGCTGCTCGATGCGGCCGGCCGCGTCACCGCAGGCAAGATCCTGTTTCGCGGGCAGGACGTCACAAAACTTAGGGGTGACGATCTCCGGCAGCTCCAGGGCGCCGCGATGTCGATGATCTTCCAGAACCCACGGGCGGCGCTCAATCCGATCCGCGCGATCGGCCTGCAGATCGCGGACGCGATCCTCACGCACAAGCGGATATCGAAGGACGCCGCCCGCGCCGAAGCGCTGGAGCTGTTGCGCGCCGTCCAGATCCGCGACCCCGAGACGCGGATGAACGCCTATCCGCACGAACTCTCCGGCGGCATGTGCCAGCGCGTCATGATCGCGATTGCGATCTCCTGCAATCCGGCGCTCTTGATCGCCGACGAGCCGACGACCGGGCTCGACGTCACCACGCAGAAGGTGGTGATGGACCTCCTGGCGGAGATTGCCGCCGCGCGTGGCATGGCGACGATCCTGATCACGCACGATCTCGGGTTAGCGGCGCGATATTGCCGCCGCATTGCGGTGATGGAGCGCGGCCGCATCGTCGAAGAGGCGAGCCCCAGGACGCTGTTCAGTGCGCCGCAGCACGCCTATACCAGGCGTCTGGTGGCGGCGTCGCCGACCGCGACCTCCGGGATCGCGGACCTCGTGACGGAAGAAGAGCGGGAAGGCTATGCGGCTGTCGTCAGCAGGCCCAGGCAGGAGCCCGTTCACGGGACTCCGCCGCTCCTGGAAGTGCGCAAGCTCGCAAAACGCTTCGACGAGGGCGCTGCGGCGGTGGCGGACTTCTCGATGACGATGGCCGGCGGCGAGAGCGTCGGCCTCGTCGGTGAATCCGGCTCCGGCAAGAGCACGACGTCGCGCATGATTTGCCGCCTGATCGATCCGAGCGAGGGCGAGATCGTGTTCGACGGGCAGTCGATCGGCCACGTGGCGTCGCGCGACTTTCATCGCTCGCGCTTCCGCAAAGACATCCAGATGGTGTTCCAGGACCCGAACGAGAGCCTCAACCCGCGCTTCACCGCCTTCGATTGCATCGCCCATCCCCTGATGCGGCTCGACGGCATGCGTGGGGGCGATGCGCTGCGCAAGCGGGTGGAAGACTGCGCCGTTCGTGTGGGGCTGCCGCAGGATCTGTTGCCGCGCTTTCCGCATCAGCTCTCCGGCGGCCAGAAGGCGCGCGTCGGCATCGCCCGCGCCATCGCCTGCCGGCCGCGGCTCCTGGTGCTGGACGAGCCGACCGCTGCGCTCGACGTCTCCGTGCAGGCGGTGGTGCTGCAACTGCTCGACCGCCTGCGGCGCGAGAACGACATCGCGCTGCTGTTCGTCAGCCATGATCTCAACGTGGTGCGCATGCTCTGCGATCGCACCATCGTGCTGCGCAATGGCGGCATCGTGGAGCAGGGCGAGAGCCGGGCGCTGTTCGACAATCCCAAGACCGACTACACGCGCAAGCTGGTCGAGGCGATCCCGCATATCGAGACCGGGCCAGTGCTGGCGGCCGCGCTTTGAGGTCTCGACCGGTCCCAATGGTGCGGATATCCCGCTGGCGAAGGTCCGGTTAGTGGCATACCATTTGCACGCCAATGAGCTCTGGTTTCACCTGTTCTTGGCCAACGATGGCCGGCATCACGGCACTATTGGGAGGATTTCATGGATCGCAGGACCGTATTGAAGGGACTGGCCGGCGCGGGCGGTCTGGCACTGAGCGGCCTCTCGGCCCCGGCGATCGCACAAGGCGCCTCCGCGCGCACCCTGCGCTTCGTGCCGCAGGCAAACCTCGCCAATTTCGACCCGATCTGGGGCACGCAATATGTCGTGCGCAATGCCGCCGCGCTGGTCTGGGATACGCTCTACGGCGTCGATTCCTCGCTGCAGCCGCAGCGGCAGATGGTCGAATCCGAGGAAGTGACCGACGACGGCACCACCTGGACCTTCAAGCTGCGTTCGGGGCTCAAATTCCACGATGGCGAGCCGGTGCTGAGCAAGGACGTCGTTGCGAGTCTCACCCGCTGGGCGGCGCGCGATCCCATGGGGCTGATGCTCAAGGCGCTGCAGCAGGAGCTCACCGCTGTCGATGATCGCACCTTCAAATGGGTGCTGAAGCAGCCATTCCCGAAGATGCTCTATGCGCTTGGCAAGAACAACTCGCCTTGCGCCTTCATCATGCCGGAGCGCATTGCGCAGACCGACCCATTCAAGCAGATCGGCGATTATGTCGGCTCGGGGCCGATGAAGTTCGCCAAGGGTGAGTGGGTCCCCGGCGCGAAAGCCGTGTTCGAAAAATTCGCCGACTATGTGCCGCGGCAGGAGAAGGCGTCGTGGCTCGCCGGCGGCAAGCAGATGCTGCTCGACCGCGTCGAATGGATCGTGATGCCCGATCCGGCGACCGCCGCGGCCGCGTTGCAGAACGGCGAGATCGACTGGTGGGAGAACCCGATCGCGGACCTCGTCCCGGTCCTGAAGAAGAACAAGAACATCAGCGTCGACATCGGCGATCCCCTCGGCAATGTCGGCTCGTTCCGCATGAACTTCCTCTATCCGCCCTTCAACGACGTGCGGGCCCGGCGCGCAGTGCTGATGGCGATGAGCCAGGAAGATTACATGCGTGCGCTCGTCGGCGACGACAATTCGCTGTGGAAGTCGCTGCCCGGCTTCTTCACGCCCGATACGCCGCTCTACACCGAGGCGGGCGGCGAGGTCCTGAAGGGCAAGCGCGATCTCGACGCTGCCAAGAAGCTGCTCGCCGAGAGCGGCTATTCCGGCCAGCCGGTGACGTGCCTGGTGGCGCAGGACCAGCCGATCACCAAGGCGTTCGGCGATGTGACCGCCGATCTCTTGAAGAAGCTCGGTATGAATGTCGACTTCGTCGCGACCGATTGGGGCACGGTCGGCTCCCGCCGCGCACAGAAGACACCGCCCGGGCAGGGCGGCTGGAACATGTTCCACACCTGGCATGCGGGTTCGGACTGCATCAATCCGGCGCCCTACACCGCCATCCGCGCCAATGGCGACAAAGCCTGGTTCGGCTGGCCCAACAGCCCCGGCACCGAGAAGGAGGTTACGTCCTGGTTCGAAGCCAAGAACCTCGACGAGGAGAAGGCCGCGGTCGCCCGCCTCAACAAGGTTGCGCTCGAGGACGTCGTCTACGCGCCGACCGGCTTCTTCCTCAGCTACACGGCCTGGCGCAAGAACGTTTCCGGCATCACGAAAGGGCCGCTGCCGTTCTTCTGGGGCGTGTCGAAATCCGCATGACCTTGCGCTGAAGCCAGATGCTCTCCTACATCCTCCGGCGTATCGCCTCGACCTTGCCAGTGATGGCGATCGTCGCGCTGTTCGTGTTCAGCCTGCTCTACATCGCGCCGGGTGATCCCGCCGTGGTGATCGCAGGCGATCAGGCAAGTCCGGATGATGTGGAGCGCATCCGTCAGAGCCTCGGCCTCGATCGACCCTTCCTGATCCAGTTCGGCAGCTGGGTCTGGCGCATTCTGCACGGCGATCTCGGCACCTCGATCTTCACCAATCTGCCGGTCTCGACGATGATCGGCCAGCGTCTCGGGCCGACGCTGTCGCTGATGATGGTCACGCTCCTGCTCACGATCGTGGTCGCGGTGCCGCTCGGCGTGCTGGCGGCCTGGAAGGCGGGAAGCCTGATCGACCGGGCCATCATGGCCTTTGCCGTGTTCGGCTTCTCCCTGCCGGTCTTCGTCGTCGGCTATGTCCTCGCCTACGTTTTCGCACTGGAGCTCGAATGGCTTCCCGTGCAGGGCTATACGCCGCTCGCCCAGGGCGTCTGGCCATGGCTGCAAAACCTGATCCTGCCCGCGATCGCACTCGGCTGTGTCTACATCGCACTGATCGCGCGTATCACGCGCGCCACCATGCTCGAAGTGTTGCAGCAGGACTATATCCGCACTGCGCGCGCCAAGGGCCTCGGGCAGGGCGGCATCCTGTTCGTCCACGCGCTGAAGAACGCGGCCGTGCCGATCGTCACGGTGATCGGGATCGGCATCGCGCTCCTGATCGGCGGCGCGGTCGTCACGGAGAGCGTGTTCGCCATTCCCGGCCTCGGCCGGCTCACGATCGACGCGATCCTGCGTCGCGATTATCCCGTCATCCAGGGCATCGTGTTGCTGTTCAGCTTCGTCTACGTCCTCGTCAATCTGATGATCGACGTCATTTATACGCTCGTTGACCCGAGGATTCGCTATTGACCGACACGACCGTCAATCCGCAAGCGCTGCCGGCGGGCTTCGTCCTCGCGCCGCAACTGCCCGAGATCCTCCGGCCGGTCACGATCCGGCGCGGCTTCGTCGGGCTGCTGCGCGGCCATCCCACCGTTGCCATCGGCGGCACGTTGCTGCTGTTGCTCGTCCTGATCGCGATCTTTGCGCCTTATCTTGGAACGGTGGATCCGACCGCGCTCGCGCCCGCCAAGCGCACCCGCGCGCCGTCGGCTGCCTTCTGGTTTGGCTCCGACGTGCTCGGTCGCGACATCTATTCGCGCGTGCTGTTCGGCGCGCGGGTCTCGCTCACGGTCGGACTGTCAGTTGCGATATTTGCCTCCGCAGTCGGTCTCGCCATCGGCATCGTCTCCGGCTTCATCCGCTGGGCCGACGGCATCTTGATGCGCTTCATGGACGGGTTGATGTCGATCCCGCCGATCCTGCTGGCGATCGCGCTGATGGCGCTGACACGCGGCAGCGTCGGCAACGTCATTCTCGCGATCACCGTCGCCGAAATTCCGCGGGTTTCCCGTCTTGTCCGTAGTGTCGTGCTGTCGCTGCGCGAGCAGCCTTACGTGGATGCGGCGGTCGCCTGTGGCACGCGCACACCGATGATCATCCTGCGCCACATCCTGCCCAACACGCTGGCGCCGATGCTGATCCAGGCGACTTACATTTGCGCCAGCGCGATGATCACGGAGGCGATCCTGTCCTTCATCGGCGCGGGAACGCCGCCGACCATTCCGTCCTGGGGCAACATCATGGCGGAGGGGCGGGCGCTGTGGCAGGTCAAGCCCTACATCGTGTTCTTTCCGGCGGCCTTTCTGTCCGTCACCGTGCTCGCCGTCAACCTGCTCGGCGATGGCCTTCGCGATGCGCTCGATCCGCGCATGGCCAAGAGCCTCTGATGGCGAGGGGCTGATCGCGATGGCACTGCTCGAAGTCGAGAATTTGCAAACCCACTTCCGTACGCCCAGCGGCATCAACCGCGCGGTGGAAGGCGTGTCGTTCCATGTCAACGAGGGCGAGACGCTCGCCATCGTCGGCGAGTCCGGCTGCGGCAAGTCGGTGACCTCGATGTCGCTGATGCGGCTGATCCCGGAACCGCCGGGCAGGATCGCCGGCAGCATCCGTTTCGCGGGCAAGGACCTGCTGCAAATGTCGGATCGCGAGATGCGCGCGATCCGCGGCAACGACATCTCGATGATTTTTCAGGAGCCGATGACCAGCCTCAACCCGGTCCTGACCGTCGGGCGTCAAATCCGCGAAACGCTGATGATCCACCAGGGCCTGGACAAGCAAGCCGCGGAGGCACACGCGATCGAGATGTTGATTCTGGTCGGCATTCCCGAGCCGAAGCGCCGCGTGCGCGAATATCCGCATCAGCTTTCCGGCGGCATGCGCCAGCGCGTCATGATCGCCATTGCACTCGCCTGCAATCCAAAACTTCTCATTGCCGACGAGCCGACCACCGCGCTCGACGTGACGATCCAGGCGCAGATCCTGAAGCTGATGCTGGATCTCAAGCACCGGGTTGGCGCGGCGATCATCCTGATCACCCACGATCTCGGCGTGGTCGCCGAGATCGCCGAGCGCGTCATGGTCATGTATGCCGGCCGTAAGGTCGAGGAGGCGCCGGTGGCGGACCTGTTCCGTTCGCCGCGTCATCCGTACACGCAGGGCCTGCTCGGTGCAGTGCCGCGGCTCGGCTCGTCGCTGACCGGCACCGCGAGGCGGCTGGCAGAGATCCCGGGGCAGGTGCCTGACCTGCGCAAGCCCATCGTCGGCTGCGTCTTCGCCGGACGTTGCGCGCTCGCGACCGATCTGTGCCGGCAGTACGGGCCGGGGCTCGAAGAGAAGGGGCCACGTCACGTCGTGGCCTGCCACTATGCGGCCAAGGGAGCGGTCGCGGCATGAGTCCCCCGCTGCTCCAGGTCAACGACCTCAAGAAGCACTTCCCGGTCAAAAAGGGCCTGTTCAGCCGCAAGTCCGAATGGGTCTATGCGGTGGACGGCGTGTCGTTCGAGATCGCGCGCGGCGAGACGCTCTCGCTGGTCGGCGAGTCCGGCTGCGGCAAATCGACGGTCGGCCGTGCGATCCTGCGTCTGTTCGACATCACGGCGGGGCAGGTCATCCTCGACGGTCAGCGTATCGACGACGCCCATCCGAGCACGATGCGCCAGATGCGCCGCCGCGTGCAGGTGGTGTTCCAGGACCCGTTCTCGAGCCTCAATCCGCGCATGCGCGTGCGCGATATCCTGGCCGAGCCGATCCGCAATTTCGGCCTCGCCAAATCCGCGATCGATCTCGAGACCCGCGTGACGGCGCTGATGGATACCGTGCGCCTGCCGCGCGAGGCGCTGAACCGCAGGCCGCACGAATTCTCCGGCGGCCAGCGCCAGCGCATCGGCATCGCGCG
This genomic window contains:
- a CDS encoding ABC transporter substrate-binding protein, whose amino-acid sequence is MRFVSFRSASSVLATTALLLVATAPSQAQTRAETLRYVTGASVNTLDPNIPGSTRESFALSMSTYDRLVAFGRKQLNGKWVFDLDKITGELAESYVVSPDGLKLTFRLRKDAKFQDGSPVTAEDVKWSLDRCVTAPILGKAQLLTGSLTSADQFKVIDPLTIEVTLPKPDKLALPNLATVYPLIINSKVAKEHATPEDPWATAWLKEHTAGSGAYVIESFKPGEQVIIKRNEDWNRGSPDKPAFFKRVIVQSVPEPATRANLVERGDADLVVDLQASDVQSLEAKGKLKVISTPQYNSITFVSMNNQIPPFDNVNVRRAVAFALPYEDMFKAALFGRGAPLFGATWPDGKPLNGIYPFQAPVKTDLDKAREYLKAAGLPEGFSTTFSFNVGQASTAEPMAALVKESLAKIGIKVDIQKLPDAQMSTQINEKKLPLFTEGIVAWLPSTDYFYRNFYTGNQRWNYSSINNPELATIAQEARFEPDKAKYEEAGRKLNAIHFSEMPQIPLWQPNQDAVMASSIEGYTYEFHRQVDYRDVSRK
- a CDS encoding ABC transporter substrate-binding protein, translated to MDRRTVLKGLAGAGGLALSGLSAPAIAQGASARTLRFVPQANLANFDPIWGTQYVVRNAAALVWDTLYGVDSSLQPQRQMVESEEVTDDGTTWTFKLRSGLKFHDGEPVLSKDVVASLTRWAARDPMGLMLKALQQELTAVDDRTFKWVLKQPFPKMLYALGKNNSPCAFIMPERIAQTDPFKQIGDYVGSGPMKFAKGEWVPGAKAVFEKFADYVPRQEKASWLAGGKQMLLDRVEWIVMPDPATAAAALQNGEIDWWENPIADLVPVLKKNKNISVDIGDPLGNVGSFRMNFLYPPFNDVRARRAVLMAMSQEDYMRALVGDDNSLWKSLPGFFTPDTPLYTEAGGEVLKGKRDLDAAKKLLAESGYSGQPVTCLVAQDQPITKAFGDVTADLLKKLGMNVDFVATDWGTVGSRRAQKTPPGQGGWNMFHTWHAGSDCINPAPYTAIRANGDKAWFGWPNSPGTEKEVTSWFEAKNLDEEKAAVARLNKVALEDVVYAPTGFFLSYTAWRKNVSGITKGPLPFFWGVSKSA
- a CDS encoding NAD(P)/FAD-dependent oxidoreductase, which codes for MSNALTELEVNVRADLARIAHPGAAWLEPKVGPDGKPALDVLVVGAGQSGIAIGFGLMRSRVGNILLLDKAEEGMEGPWLTYARMPTLRSPKDYTGPDLDLPSLTYQSWHEARFGKESWQTLDLIPRGHWAEYLLWLRRTIGLPVSNGSELLEIRPAAGDLLAARVKRGGGIETLHARKIVLATGQEGMGNWMIPEPLRELPADSVATAADDIDFENLRGKRVAVIGAGASAFDNAATALEAGAAEVHLLCRRTQIQLIQPYRWLTFRGFLRHLSDLDDAWRWRFMRTILDMREGFPQPTYDRCARHANFTLHEGAPLEAARETGKGIELQTPRGVIAADFVICGTGIDMDFSGRGELRAFAGNIATWADRYEPPESERSARLGRFPYLADDYAFTERVAGETPWISNIHLFAIASTMSFGPSGSSINAMTTAAPKLVNGLTRGLFRADIERHWASLRAYDVPQAMVTRPARKMEESR
- a CDS encoding ABC transporter ATP-binding protein, with the protein product MSGELLRIDDLHVAFSTRRGMVEAVRGVTLNVEAGEMLGLVGESGSGKSVTGFATTRLLDAAGRVTAGKILFRGQDVTKLRGDDLRQLQGAAMSMIFQNPRAALNPIRAIGLQIADAILTHKRISKDAARAEALELLRAVQIRDPETRMNAYPHELSGGMCQRVMIAIAISCNPALLIADEPTTGLDVTTQKVVMDLLAEIAAARGMATILITHDLGLAARYCRRIAVMERGRIVEEASPRTLFSAPQHAYTRRLVAASPTATSGIADLVTEEEREGYAAVVSRPRQEPVHGTPPLLEVRKLAKRFDEGAAAVADFSMTMAGGESVGLVGESGSGKSTTSRMICRLIDPSEGEIVFDGQSIGHVASRDFHRSRFRKDIQMVFQDPNESLNPRFTAFDCIAHPLMRLDGMRGGDALRKRVEDCAVRVGLPQDLLPRFPHQLSGGQKARVGIARAIACRPRLLVLDEPTAALDVSVQAVVLQLLDRLRRENDIALLFVSHDLNVVRMLCDRTIVLRNGGIVEQGESRALFDNPKTDYTRKLVEAIPHIETGPVLAAAL
- a CDS encoding ABC transporter permease, with product MTDTTVNPQALPAGFVLAPQLPEILRPVTIRRGFVGLLRGHPTVAIGGTLLLLLVLIAIFAPYLGTVDPTALAPAKRTRAPSAAFWFGSDVLGRDIYSRVLFGARVSLTVGLSVAIFASAVGLAIGIVSGFIRWADGILMRFMDGLMSIPPILLAIALMALTRGSVGNVILAITVAEIPRVSRLVRSVVLSLREQPYVDAAVACGTRTPMIILRHILPNTLAPMLIQATYICASAMITEAILSFIGAGTPPTIPSWGNIMAEGRALWQVKPYIVFFPAAFLSVTVLAVNLLGDGLRDALDPRMAKSL
- a CDS encoding ABC transporter permease is translated as MTSATLRHSVWILRGNPLTGVAAAGVLLFVLVAIFGPWLVPYDPIVSNVSEALQPPSAAHLAGTDQLGRDVFSRLVVAARLDLAIAVSAVGISFVIGAVVGSFCGYAGGRLDRSVGRFVDVMMAFPLFVLAMAMVAALGNRIENIVIATAIINLPFYIRFARAEVNVRRNVGWVEAARSCGESHFSVVLRFLLPNILPAMAVQISLNLGWAILNAAGLSFIGLGVKPPTPEWGIMVAEGARFISTGRWWLVAFPGLALMMAVLCFNLLGDGMRDILDPRMRT
- a CDS encoding ABC transporter permease, whose translation is MTGFGATVVRAGRRLLSSLPALFGVLVFTFLLMRVLPGDPAVFFASGPNAGKEEIEQIRKQMGLDKSVPEQLVFYLSDIGRGNLGRSMMTGQPVLKDLRERLPASLELTFTALLIALIAAVPLGVVAALKPGSLVDHGVRLFCALGVCVPTFVSGLLLIYVFYYLLGLAPDPTGRIDVFTSLPPQRTGFLSIDFLLAGDIEGWWATCKQLILPALSMALFVIAPLARITRASMLVSLGSDFVRTARSVGLSWQKVVVTYALRNAILPVITIAGIVFSTMLGANVLVEKVFSWPGVASYALDALLSSDYAPVQGFVLLMAGIFVLVNLVVDICYGIADPRVSIG
- a CDS encoding ABC transporter permease, which gives rise to MLSYILRRIASTLPVMAIVALFVFSLLYIAPGDPAVVIAGDQASPDDVERIRQSLGLDRPFLIQFGSWVWRILHGDLGTSIFTNLPVSTMIGQRLGPTLSLMMVTLLLTIVVAVPLGVLAAWKAGSLIDRAIMAFAVFGFSLPVFVVGYVLAYVFALELEWLPVQGYTPLAQGVWPWLQNLILPAIALGCVYIALIARITRATMLEVLQQDYIRTARAKGLGQGGILFVHALKNAAVPIVTVIGIGIALLIGGAVVTESVFAIPGLGRLTIDAILRRDYPVIQGIVLLFSFVYVLVNLMIDVIYTLVDPRIRY